TGACATGCCCGGTCAGCAGCATGGCGACGCCCTCGGCCTTCGCGAGCCCGACGAGCGCGTCGGTGCAGGTGCGGACCTGGGAAACGCCGCCGGGCATCTGGGTGCCGCTCGTGTCTCTGATCGTCTGGATGGAATCGACCGCCAGCAGGAAGGGACGCTCGGCTCGTGCGGTCTCGATCACCTGCTCGAGGTCGCGGCCGGGGGCGAAGCGCACCTCGTCGGCGGGGATGCCCAGCCGACGTGCCCGAGAGGCCACCTGCGCGTGCGACTCCTCGCCGCTGACCAACAGGCACTCGTGGCCGCTCGAGGCGAGGTGGGCCACGAGGTGCAGCAGCAACGTCGACTTGCCGATACCGGGCTCGCCCGCGAGCAGCGAGACCGAGGCAGGCACGACGCCCCCGCCGAGCACGCGGTCGACACCGGGGAACCCGGCGGGCACGCGTCGATCGTCGCCCTGGCCTACCGCACCGATCAGCGGCGACGTCACGATGGGGGTTCCGCTGCGCGTGGGAGCGGTCACCACGCCGGTCTCCTCGATCGAGCCCCAGGCGCCGCAGCCGGGACATCGCCCGACCCACTGCGACACCTGCTGACGACACTCCTGACAAGTCAGCACGACCCGCGTCTTTGCCATGGTCGGCACCCTAGCCCTCGGGACCGACATCACATGAGGCCCGTGCTCGGAAGGACCAAGGTCCCTGCCCCGCAGAGCCGGTGTGGATAGGCTTCGGGCGATGAACGTCGACACGATGGCGACCCTGTTCGCCCTGCTCACCGTGATCGCGATCGCTGCGGTGATCGCGATCGCCCTGCTTGCCGTGGCCGGCCGCGACGGCTTCTCATCGACGAAGGACGCTGTGTGGGAGACCCTCGGCCCGTCGGCGTTGTGGCTCGCCTTCCTCGTGGCGCTGACCGCGACCCTCGGCAGCCTCTACCTCTCCGAAGTCGCGCACTTCGTGCCGTGCAAGCTCTGCTGGTACCAGCGCATCGCGATGTACCCGCTCGTGCCGATCCTCGCGATCGCGGCATGGAAGCGCGATGTCTCGGTCGTCAGATACGTCGTGCCGCTCGCCGTGATCGGCGCCGCCATCTCGCTCTACCACTACCAACTCGAGCGGTTCCCGAGCCAGGCGTCGGTCTCGTGCAGCGCCGACGCGCCGTGCACCGTCGTGTGGATCTGGAAGTTCCACTTCGTCTCGATCCCGCTCATGGCGTTGAGTGGGTTCGCCCTGATCGTCGCGCTCGTGCTCGTCGCTCGATCGTTCGCACGACTGGACATCGACGACGACGGTGCTACCCTTGCCGAGCACTCCGGCGCGACCGCCGCGCCGTGACAGCGCGCTCAGCGCTGATGAGCCGAGAGGAGGCGATGAGCATGGCCGCGAGATCGGTGTTCGATATCGCGCGCACGCCGCGTCCCTCCCGGTCCTCCGCGTAGCCCCACCCACGCTCGGGTCGGCGCTCCACGCCCAGCTCCTCCGGGGACGTGGCATCACCCATGCCACGAACCATCCCGGAAGGAGACCCGCGTTGACCGACGCGAACCAGTTCGAGCACTTCTTCGACGAGGGACTCATCGAAGCGGTGCTCAGACCGATCAAGAGCGGCAAGGAAGCCTCCGTGCATCTCTGCCGCGCCAACCCGCGCACGACCGGCGAGGATCTCGTCGCGCTGAAGACGTACCATCCGCTCGACCGGCGGGACTTCCGCGACGAGTCGACGTACCGCGACGGCGAGTGGATCAAGGAGCGCCGCGTCCGCGTCGCGCTCGAGAAGAAGACACGCTTCGGACGCGAGGTGCAGGGCATGATCTGGGTCGACCGCGAGTGGGAGACCCTGCGCACCCTCTCGGCCGGCGGCGCTCACGTCCCGCGCCCGATCGAGTCCACCGGCGATGCGATCTTGATGTCGTACATCGGCGACGACGGCTTCGCCGCGCCGCAGCTGCGCTCCTACGACGTCGAGGACACGGACGAAGCCGAGGCACTCGTTGACCAGGTTCTCGGGGCGATCGAGCGGATGCTGTTCCTGAACGTCGTGCACGGCGACCTCTCCCCGTACAACCTGCTCGTCTGGGAGGGTCAGGTGACCGTGATCGACCTGCCGCAGGCGGTGGATCCCCGGAAGAACCGGCATGCCCGCGCGTTCCTCGAGCGAGACGTCGAGCGCATCTGCGAGTGGGCCTCTCACCACGGCGTGGACCGTCACGCGGGGCGCATCGCGGGCGACCTGTGGACCGGGTGGGAGTTCGCCGACCTCGTGCCCGAGGAGCTCCGTGGCCTCACGATGTGACGCACGCGAAATCGGACCATCCCCCGGGGCCTCGTCCCCGTTCCGGATCGGCGAACCCGAGCGTAGGGTCGAACGATGCGATCCTCACGGAGGATCCGAGCGGCCGGGCTAAACGATCGGGATGCGTCGAGCATCCATGGTCGCGTGCAGGCCGAGGACAACGTCGTCAAGCTCGACCGGGAACGTGAGGCGCCCGCGGATCCGACGAGCTTCGAAGAGCTCTTCCTCGACGTGCACGATCGCCTGTACCGAGCGCTGTATTTCGTCACGGGCAGTTCGGCCGACGCGGAGGAACTCATGCAGGACGCGTTCCTGAAGCTCTGGGAGCGGTGGGACCGGCTCGACACGATCGAGGATCCGGTCGCGTACCTGTTCCGCGTCGCGCTGAACGGGGTCCGGATGCGCGCACGTCGCGCACGCATGGCGACGAGGAAGATCGCGCCGACCGCCGCCAGCCGCGATCCGTTCGACGACGTGAACGTCCGGGAGGACGTTCGTCGGATGCTTCGCGGCATATCCCCTCGTCAACGGACCGCGATCGTGCTCACCGAGATCTTCGGATACAGCTCGGAACAGGCCGCCCGCATCATGGGCATCCGGCCGACCACCGTGCGCGTGCTCGCGTCACAGGGGCGTGCGGCGCTCAAGGGGAGCTAGGGAGGCGAGGATGCCGGACGTTCGGGAGGTCTACGAGATGGTCACGAAGCAGAAACCACCCGCACCTGGCGCCCTCGAGCGTCAGCAGAAGCGGCAGGTCCGCACCGCGCGGAACCGGAAGGTCGGCGCGTTCGCCATCGCGGCGGCCATCGCTCTCGCCGCGGTCGTGCTGATCATGGCGAACCGCCCTGGGGGAGACACGACGACCCCGGCGGACACGCCGCCGACCGTGTACCCCGTGGATCCTGCTGCGGTGCCCGTCGCCACGGGTTTCGTCGAGGCGTTCGGCGCTTTCGACGGGGAGCGAGCGGTCACATATCTGGCCGACGACGCTCGCCTTGAGATGGACGCAACCACCCCGGAGGAGGTGCCAGTCTTCCTTTCCTTCCTCGAAGCCATGGGCTACGAACAGATCCCCGTTGAGGCATGCTCCGCAACGGACAGCTCCGCCTTTGGCACCTCGGTTCGCTGCCGGTTCGATTGGCACGGCATCAGGTCCGACGAGATCGGACTGGGCCCCTACCCCGGCTCCTGGGATCTCACCGTTCGTGATGGGGAGATCGTTGTGGTGTCGCTGCACTGGAACATCAACAGTTTCTCGCCACAGATGTGGGAGCCCTTCAGGGATTGGGTCTCCGCGACACACCCGAAGGATCTCGACGTGATGTACGTGGAGGACGGAACCAACTTCGTGCTCAGCGAGGAGTCGATCGCGCTGTGGGCGCAGAACACCAAAGCGTACGTGAAGGCGGTGAAGCGAGAAAATGCGGCCTGACGGACGGTCGATCGCATGTCGGCGAGCATGAAGCGCAAGACATGCCTGCGCTGCGATTGGCAGGGGGACACGACGGAGCGCACCTGCCCCGCGTGTGGGGAGCGGCCGCTCTATCTGTTCGACGCTCCCCCGCCGCAAGTCGAGCGGAAGTCCGTCGGGAGCGGTTCCAGGAAGCGTCCGACCAGGGAGCGACCGACCCCCGAGACGGGCGCCGCGGCGGCGGTGCCCGTCGCTCCCCCGCGATCGCCGGATCCGCCACCGTCCCCGACGGACATCGAGGGATCGTTGGGCCGATCCGATCGTGTCGTCGTGCCACTCATGGTCGTGGCGCTCGCGCTGACGATCGCCGTGGGCATGTGGTTCACGGGTCGAGCACAACAGCCCAGGACCGAAGATGCTGTGGGAACTGGCTACTTCCCCGACGTCCCCTCGCCCACGTCGGCCGTCTTGCCCTCGCCGGCGCCGACGGATGCCGGCCTGGTCGGGCAACCCGGCATCGGCAGGCAGGTGCTCACCGTCGGGGACGTGCCGCTGTCGTTGAGGATGCCTGCGCCGGGCTGGGAACGGTTCGCCGGGGTCTCGCTCAACAAGTCGGTCGTCGGACCGCAGGGTGCGGAGGCGATGCTCTACTGGTCGAGCTTCCCCGAGGGAGGTCGCGCTGAGCCCTGCGCCGACCTGCTGGGCCAATCGGTCAGCGGCTCGGTCACGGATCTCGTGCGCGCCGTCGCGACGGCGCCCGGGACCCGGCTCGTCGCCGGACCTTCGACCGTCAC
This sequence is a window from Actinomycetota bacterium. Protein-coding genes within it:
- a CDS encoding disulfide oxidoreductase — protein: MNVDTMATLFALLTVIAIAAVIAIALLAVAGRDGFSSTKDAVWETLGPSALWLAFLVALTATLGSLYLSEVAHFVPCKLCWYQRIAMYPLVPILAIAAWKRDVSVVRYVVPLAVIGAAISLYHYQLERFPSQASVSCSADAPCTVVWIWKFHFVSIPLMALSGFALIVALVLVARSFARLDIDDDGATLAEHSGATAAP
- a CDS encoding RIO1 family regulatory kinase/ATPase, giving the protein MTDANQFEHFFDEGLIEAVLRPIKSGKEASVHLCRANPRTTGEDLVALKTYHPLDRRDFRDESTYRDGEWIKERRVRVALEKKTRFGREVQGMIWVDREWETLRTLSAGGAHVPRPIESTGDAILMSYIGDDGFAAPQLRSYDVEDTDEAEALVDQVLGAIERMLFLNVVHGDLSPYNLLVWEGQVTVIDLPQAVDPRKNRHARAFLERDVERICEWASHHGVDRHAGRIAGDLWTGWEFADLVPEELRGLTM
- a CDS encoding RNA polymerase sigma factor, with amino-acid sequence MQAEDNVVKLDREREAPADPTSFEELFLDVHDRLYRALYFVTGSSADAEELMQDAFLKLWERWDRLDTIEDPVAYLFRVALNGVRMRARRARMATRKIAPTAASRDPFDDVNVREDVRRMLRGISPRQRTAIVLTEIFGYSSEQAARIMGIRPTTVRVLASQGRAALKGS
- a CDS encoding nuclear transport factor 2 family protein, whose product is MPDVREVYEMVTKQKPPAPGALERQQKRQVRTARNRKVGAFAIAAAIALAAVVLIMANRPGGDTTTPADTPPTVYPVDPAAVPVATGFVEAFGAFDGERAVTYLADDARLEMDATTPEEVPVFLSFLEAMGYEQIPVEACSATDSSAFGTSVRCRFDWHGIRSDEIGLGPYPGSWDLTVRDGEIVVVSLHWNINSFSPQMWEPFRDWVSATHPKDLDVMYVEDGTNFVLSEESIALWAQNTKAYVKAVKRENAA